The following proteins come from a genomic window of Lachnoclostridium phytofermentans ISDg:
- a CDS encoding anhydro-N-acetylmuramic acid kinase: MNQLKQLTKKQQRLAIGLMSGTCTDGIDAALVQISESGIHTKVQLIDFITIPYENELRTTLLQIASGTFGGSYEISKMNFLLGKLSANACLSICKKANISPSMIDFIGSHGHTIYHQPVEEEYFGQKITSTLQIGEAAVISETMKCPVVADFRVRDMAAGGLGAPLVPYSEFLLYSEADQNIALQNIGGIGNITFLPASGNMEHTLAFDTGPGNMIIDSLVSNFTNMQQTYDDNGKIAASGTVHKELLDWLLKDPYVYAKPPKTTGREYYGAEFVDKLCQKAASYHLSFPDIIATATMFTAKAIEINVLQNLPKLPDKLIVGGGGSQNNTLMKFIARCLPMCKVMTNEDIGFDSNAKEAVAFAILANETIFGNTNNVPSATGARHTVVMGKITI, translated from the coding sequence ATGAACCAGCTGAAACAATTAACAAAGAAGCAACAAAGATTAGCCATTGGTTTGATGAGTGGAACATGTACGGATGGCATTGATGCCGCTCTCGTACAAATAAGCGAATCTGGAATACATACAAAAGTTCAATTAATTGATTTCATTACAATCCCTTACGAGAATGAATTACGCACGACGTTGCTACAGATTGCCTCTGGTACCTTTGGCGGTAGTTATGAAATCAGTAAAATGAACTTTCTCCTCGGTAAGTTATCAGCAAACGCGTGCTTATCCATATGTAAAAAGGCAAATATCTCACCTTCTATGATCGATTTTATTGGTAGCCATGGCCATACAATTTATCACCAACCGGTTGAAGAAGAATACTTTGGTCAGAAGATTACCTCTACCTTACAGATAGGGGAAGCTGCTGTAATTAGTGAGACCATGAAGTGTCCTGTAGTTGCTGACTTTCGCGTCCGCGATATGGCTGCAGGTGGATTAGGAGCCCCATTGGTTCCTTACTCTGAATTCTTACTCTACAGTGAAGCTGATCAAAACATTGCCTTACAAAATATTGGTGGCATTGGCAATATAACTTTCTTACCTGCTAGCGGTAATATGGAACATACCCTTGCTTTTGATACCGGCCCTGGTAATATGATAATTGATTCCTTAGTATCTAATTTTACAAACATGCAGCAAACTTATGACGACAACGGAAAAATAGCTGCAAGTGGTACAGTTCATAAAGAACTACTTGATTGGTTATTAAAGGATCCATATGTTTATGCGAAACCTCCAAAAACAACTGGAAGAGAATACTATGGTGCCGAGTTTGTTGATAAGCTTTGCCAAAAAGCAGCCTCTTATCACTTATCCTTTCCAGATATCATAGCAACAGCAACGATGTTTACCGCAAAAGCTATTGAAATCAATGTATTACAGAACCTCCCTAAGCTTCCTGACAAATTAATCGTAGGCGGTGGTGGTAGTCAAAATAATACTCTGATGAAATTCATTGCTAGGTGTCTTCCAATGTGTAAGGTAATGACTAATGAAGACATCGGATTTGACAGTAACGCAAAGGAAGCTGTAGCTTTTGCCATCTTAGCTAATGAAACGATCTTTGGTAATACCAATAATGTTCCTTCCGCGACTGGCGCCAGACATACGGTCGTGATGGGTAAAATAACAATATAA
- a CDS encoding DUF1343 domain-containing protein, with protein MILKGIDNLKSYDTTFKDKRLGLITSISGVDNNFNSTIDILNERYHITALFAPEHGVRGDKDAGQTVTTYTDEETGLPVYSLYRVDSKRFTKEMLENVDAVVYDIQDLGVRYYTFISSMIYAMEDCAKFGKELIILDRPNPLGGETIDGNVLELEYKSFVGAYPLATRYGLTIGELANMVNEEEKFGCHLTIIPCSGLKRSALFPELEQTWIMPSLGIPRFDTALLYTGTCLFEGTNVSEGRGTSCPFEIIGAPYIDSKRLLAYLRTKDLPGVAFTPAYFTPTSSKHKGEFCQGVHIHITDYHSYESYKTGLVVLEAIKSLFPEKFSFLEPVSEGKKPFISLLAGSNIFEKEDWSSIEILKKNQVQLEKFKDRKEKYHLYQ; from the coding sequence ATGATTTTAAAAGGGATAGATAATCTAAAGTCTTATGATACAACCTTTAAAGATAAGCGTTTAGGGTTGATTACTTCCATATCTGGAGTCGATAATAATTTTAATTCAACTATAGATATTCTAAATGAAAGGTACCACATCACCGCGTTGTTTGCACCGGAGCATGGGGTTAGAGGGGATAAGGATGCCGGACAGACGGTGACAACTTATACGGATGAGGAAACAGGATTACCGGTTTATAGTTTATACCGAGTGGACTCCAAACGATTTACAAAAGAGATGTTAGAAAATGTTGATGCCGTTGTATATGATATTCAAGATCTTGGTGTTCGTTATTATACCTTTATTTCATCTATGATTTACGCGATGGAGGATTGTGCGAAATTCGGAAAAGAACTAATCATATTAGACCGACCGAACCCACTTGGCGGTGAAACCATAGATGGTAATGTCCTAGAACTAGAGTATAAAAGCTTTGTTGGAGCATATCCGCTAGCAACTCGCTATGGATTAACGATAGGTGAGCTTGCTAACATGGTAAATGAGGAAGAAAAGTTTGGTTGTCACCTAACGATTATTCCATGCTCTGGGTTAAAAAGAAGTGCACTATTTCCTGAGCTAGAGCAGACATGGATTATGCCAAGCCTAGGTATACCAAGATTTGATACCGCTCTTTTGTATACTGGAACTTGCCTATTTGAAGGAACTAATGTTTCTGAAGGTAGAGGGACTTCTTGTCCGTTTGAAATCATTGGCGCACCATATATTGATTCCAAACGATTACTTGCATATTTAAGAACCAAAGACTTACCAGGTGTTGCATTTACTCCAGCTTATTTTACCCCAACTAGTTCAAAACACAAAGGGGAGTTTTGTCAAGGAGTTCATATACACATTACGGATTATCATAGCTATGAAAGCTATAAAACTGGTCTAGTGGTATTAGAGGCAATAAAAAGCTTGTTTCCGGAGAAGTTTTCTTTCTTAGAACCAGTTTCTGAGGGGAAAAAACCTTTTATAAGTCTTCTTGCGGGTAGTAACATTTTCGAAAAGGAAGATTGGAGTAGTATAGAAATCTTAAAAAAGAATCAGGTGCAACTAGAGAAGTTTAAGGATAGAAAAGAAAAGTATCATCTTTATCAGTAG
- a CDS encoding glycoside hydrolase family 3 protein, with amino-acid sequence MDLSIRGKVGQRIVAGFPGTTIDSELEDFIRTYKIGNFILFKENIVDANQLSNLCEGLQQLTKKYTGHRAFITIDQEGGMVTRLSEDSVNIPGAMAIAATRDEKNAYMAGRITGQQLRTLGFNFDLAPVADINSNMDNPVIGVRSYGDEPDQVAKYCVAMMKGLTDGGVLASAKHFPGHGDTNVDSHLGLPKVHKSLEEMELCELVSFKALIEAGIPAIMSSHIIFPALEEELPATMSRKIITGLLKEKLGFKGLVISDCMEMSAIKKYYGSIEGIKHAIEAGVDLIFVSHTMSVAREASDVLTGLYEKGELSMDEMDASIDKIMYYKDKCLCNENEKHDTNEFDVKAGIEFTKELLRKSLTPIQMPSDNLPVVDHNSLFLGCMPFRATNVFNIDAGAFQFADYMAKYFNGNGILTSPQPTDEEMEALIQPMKEASTVVIATYNAHLYKEQLKLVELAAKSNTNVIVFALRNPYDLKDLPANVYGIAVYEYTLKSVEALAEYMKQPYELSGKLPVKM; translated from the coding sequence ATGGACTTATCAATAAGAGGAAAAGTTGGACAACGAATTGTAGCAGGATTTCCTGGTACTACGATCGATAGTGAATTAGAGGATTTTATCCGTACCTATAAGATTGGGAATTTCATTTTATTTAAAGAAAATATTGTAGATGCGAATCAGTTAAGTAATCTATGTGAGGGATTACAGCAGCTTACAAAAAAATATACCGGACATAGAGCATTTATAACGATAGATCAAGAGGGTGGAATGGTAACAAGACTATCCGAAGATAGTGTTAATATTCCTGGTGCGATGGCGATTGCTGCAACTAGGGATGAAAAAAATGCTTATATGGCAGGAAGGATTACTGGTCAGCAATTGAGAACCTTAGGGTTTAACTTTGATTTAGCACCTGTGGCAGATATCAATTCCAATATGGATAATCCGGTCATTGGGGTAAGAAGTTATGGTGATGAACCAGATCAGGTAGCAAAATACTGCGTAGCCATGATGAAAGGTCTTACCGATGGAGGGGTGCTGGCTTCAGCGAAGCATTTCCCAGGGCATGGAGATACCAATGTAGATTCTCATCTTGGGTTACCGAAGGTACATAAGTCATTAGAGGAGATGGAGCTGTGCGAATTAGTTTCATTTAAAGCATTGATTGAGGCAGGAATACCGGCAATCATGTCATCCCATATCATTTTCCCAGCCTTAGAAGAGGAACTTCCAGCAACGATGTCAAGAAAGATTATCACAGGACTCTTAAAGGAGAAGCTTGGATTTAAAGGGTTAGTTATTAGTGACTGTATGGAAATGAGTGCGATTAAGAAATACTATGGATCAATTGAGGGAATCAAGCATGCGATTGAGGCAGGTGTTGATTTAATCTTTGTATCTCATACCATGAGTGTCGCAAGGGAAGCCTCAGATGTATTGACAGGCTTGTATGAAAAAGGCGAATTATCTATGGATGAGATGGATGCATCTATTGATAAAATTATGTACTATAAAGATAAATGTTTATGCAATGAGAACGAAAAGCATGATACCAATGAATTTGATGTGAAGGCTGGAATTGAATTTACAAAAGAGCTTCTTCGAAAGAGTTTAACCCCAATTCAAATGCCTAGCGATAACCTACCAGTTGTTGATCATAATTCCCTATTTCTTGGATGTATGCCATTTAGAGCTACGAATGTTTTCAATATAGATGCAGGTGCCTTTCAATTTGCAGATTATATGGCTAAGTATTTTAATGGAAATGGTATTTTAACATCACCACAACCTACAGACGAAGAGATGGAAGCGTTAATACAACCAATGAAAGAAGCAAGTACTGTAGTCATCGCAACGTATAATGCACATCTATATAAAGAACAACTAAAACTCGTTGAACTTGCAGCAAAATCCAATACAAACGTTATTGTTTTTGCTCTTAGAAATCCATATGATTTAAAAGACTTACCAGCAAATGTGTATGGAATTGCTGTCTATGAGTATACCTTAAAGAGTGTAGAGG